From Desulfurobacterium indicum, the proteins below share one genomic window:
- a CDS encoding ABC transporter ATP-binding protein has product MLEISNVKYKNILKGISFKVKAGEITGIVGKNGSGKSTLLKAISGFLKYSGEIILNGKEIKNLPGSERIKKINLLPQEFPVSSLTVKEILETTAKLTQTSLKKIDRTIEKYNLKKQKHQSLSTLSGGEKVRLFLARLEIIDPKVVLLDEPSAFLDVVVLKEFKSFVLKMKRLRKIVIIVSNDLNFILNTADSIVGIKEGKIVPSTGVTEQFLTSVYDCPVKIVKINKRQQVLI; this is encoded by the coding sequence TTGCTTGAAATAAGCAATGTAAAATACAAAAACATTTTAAAAGGTATCTCTTTCAAAGTAAAAGCAGGAGAAATAACAGGCATAGTTGGAAAAAATGGAAGCGGTAAATCTACACTACTAAAAGCAATTTCAGGATTCTTAAAATACAGCGGAGAAATTATCCTTAACGGAAAAGAAATCAAAAATCTACCGGGAAGCGAAAGAATAAAAAAAATAAACCTACTTCCCCAAGAATTCCCGGTATCATCTCTGACAGTCAAGGAAATATTGGAAACAACCGCCAAACTAACGCAAACATCCCTAAAAAAAATAGATAGAACAATTGAAAAATACAATCTAAAAAAGCAAAAACATCAATCTTTATCAACTCTCAGCGGTGGAGAAAAAGTCAGACTGTTCCTTGCAAGACTTGAAATCATCGATCCGAAAGTCGTCCTTCTGGACGAACCGAGTGCTTTCCTTGACGTTGTAGTGTTAAAAGAATTCAAAAGTTTCGTCTTAAAGATGAAAAGATTAAGGAAAATTGTTATAATTGTATCAAACGATCTAAATTTTATCTTAAACACAGCTGATTCTATTGTTGGAATAAAAGAAGGGAAGATAGTACCAAGTACCGGTGTAACAGAGCAATTTCTTACATCTGTTTATGACTGTCCAGTCAAAATTGTAAAAATAAACAAAAGACAGCAAGTTTTAATATAG